A genomic segment from Streptomyces antibioticus encodes:
- a CDS encoding VOC family protein — MAVQPEGTPCWADAMFSDVEGAKSFYGDVLGWTFGESSSEYGNYTQAYADGKATAAVVPPMPGQEGQSQWCLYFASPDAAATAAKIRAAGGEVLMEPMQVGDFGTMCLGREPSGAVFGVWQAGTHEGFETEQTPGGYAWAEVFTREPERADRFFSTVFPYTARQMEDDAIDFRIFDVGENTVLGRMKMTDEFPPEVPSYVNVYFAVPDCDDAVAKATKLGAVLRFGPMTSPFGRFAALTDPQGANFSVIDLTTTEGDLPKITPV, encoded by the coding sequence ATGGCCGTACAACCAGAGGGAACCCCTTGCTGGGCCGACGCGATGTTCAGCGACGTCGAGGGCGCCAAGAGCTTCTACGGCGACGTCCTGGGCTGGACCTTCGGTGAGTCGTCGTCGGAGTACGGCAACTACACCCAGGCGTACGCCGACGGCAAGGCGACCGCCGCCGTCGTCCCGCCGATGCCCGGGCAGGAGGGGCAGTCGCAGTGGTGTCTGTACTTCGCCTCCCCGGACGCCGCCGCGACCGCCGCGAAGATCCGCGCCGCCGGCGGCGAGGTGCTGATGGAGCCGATGCAGGTCGGCGACTTCGGCACGATGTGTCTGGGCCGGGAGCCCAGCGGTGCCGTCTTCGGCGTCTGGCAGGCCGGCACCCACGAGGGCTTCGAGACGGAGCAGACCCCGGGCGGCTACGCCTGGGCCGAGGTCTTCACCCGCGAACCCGAGCGGGCGGACCGCTTCTTCAGCACGGTCTTCCCCTACACGGCGCGGCAGATGGAGGACGACGCGATCGACTTCCGCATCTTCGACGTCGGCGAGAACACCGTGCTGGGCCGGATGAAGATGACGGACGAGTTCCCGCCCGAGGTGCCGTCGTACGTCAACGTCTACTTCGCGGTCCCCGACTGCGACGACGCCGTGGCCAAGGCGACCAAGCTCGGCGCCGTCCTGCGGTTCGGGCCGATGACCAGCCCCTTCGGCCGGTTCGCCGCCCTCACCGATCCGCAGGGCGCGAACTTCTCGGTGATCGACCTCACGACGACGGAGGGCGACCTCCCGAAGATCACGCCCGTCTGA
- a CDS encoding ribonuclease H family protein, translating into MIVRMRERVVAACDGASKGNPGPAGWAWVVADDAEAPARWEAGPLGRATNNVAELTALERLLAATDPAVPLEVRMDSQYAMKAVTTWLPGWKRNGWKTSGGKPVANQELVVRIDELLDGRSVDFRYVPAHQVDGDPLNDFADRAASQAATVQETAGSEHGSPAPPPSPDTPKRSTRPSGSKAPRKSGGSSSRTIKAKFAGRCVCGRPYAAGEQIAKNAQGWGHPECRTADA; encoded by the coding sequence ATGATCGTGCGCATGCGTGAACGTGTTGTGGCCGCGTGCGACGGGGCTTCCAAGGGAAACCCGGGACCGGCCGGCTGGGCGTGGGTGGTCGCCGACGACGCGGAGGCACCGGCCCGCTGGGAGGCGGGGCCGCTCGGCCGGGCCACCAACAACGTCGCCGAACTCACCGCCCTGGAACGCCTGTTGGCGGCGACCGACCCCGCCGTACCGCTGGAAGTGCGGATGGACTCGCAGTACGCCATGAAGGCCGTCACCACCTGGCTGCCCGGCTGGAAGCGCAACGGCTGGAAGACCTCCGGAGGCAAGCCCGTCGCCAACCAGGAGCTGGTGGTGCGGATCGACGAGCTGCTCGACGGCCGCTCGGTGGACTTCCGGTACGTCCCCGCCCACCAGGTCGACGGCGATCCGCTGAACGACTTCGCCGACCGGGCCGCGAGCCAGGCGGCCACCGTCCAGGAGACGGCGGGCAGCGAGCACGGCTCGCCCGCACCGCCGCCCTCGCCGGACACCCCGAAGCGGTCCACCCGCCCCTCCGGGTCCAAGGCGCCCCGCAAGAGCGGCGGTTCGTCGTCCCGCACGATCAAGGCCAAGTTCGCCGGGCGCTGTGTGTGCGGCCGCCCCTACGCGGCCGGCGAGCAGATCGCCAAGAACGCCCAGGGCTGGGGCCACCCGGAGTGCCGTACCGCGGACGCCTGA
- the melC2 gene encoding tyrosinase MelC2, which produces MTVRKNQASLTAEEKRRFVAALLELKRTGRYDAFVTTHNAFILGDTDNGERTGHRSPSFLPWHRRFLLEFERALQSVDASVALPYWDWSADRSTRSSLWAPDFLGGTGRSRDGQVMDGPFAASAGNWPINVRVDGRTFLRRALGAGVSELPTRAEVDSVLAMATYDMAPWNSGSDGFRNHLEGWRGVNLHNRVHVWVGGQMATGVSPNDPVFWLHHAYIDKLWAEWQRRHPSSPYLPGGGTPNVVDLNETMKPWNDTTPAALLDHTRHYTFDV; this is translated from the coding sequence ATGACCGTCCGCAAGAACCAGGCGTCCCTGACCGCCGAGGAGAAGCGCCGCTTCGTCGCCGCCCTGCTCGAACTCAAGCGCACCGGCCGCTACGACGCCTTCGTCACCACGCACAACGCGTTCATCCTGGGCGACACCGACAACGGCGAGCGCACCGGCCACCGTTCGCCGTCCTTCCTGCCCTGGCACCGCAGATTTCTGCTGGAGTTCGAGCGGGCGCTCCAGTCGGTGGACGCGTCGGTGGCGCTGCCGTACTGGGACTGGTCCGCCGACCGGTCCACCCGGTCCTCGCTGTGGGCGCCGGACTTCCTCGGCGGCACCGGGCGCAGCCGGGACGGCCAGGTGATGGACGGGCCGTTCGCCGCGTCGGCCGGCAACTGGCCGATCAATGTGCGGGTGGACGGCCGTACGTTCCTGCGGCGGGCGCTCGGCGCGGGCGTGAGCGAACTGCCCACGCGTGCCGAGGTCGACTCGGTGCTGGCGATGGCGACGTACGACATGGCGCCCTGGAACAGCGGCTCCGACGGCTTCCGCAACCATCTCGAAGGGTGGCGCGGGGTCAATCTGCACAACCGGGTGCATGTCTGGGTCGGCGGCCAGATGGCGACCGGGGTCTCCCCCAACGACCCGGTGTTCTGGCTGCACCACGCCTACATCGACAAGCTGTGGGCCGAGTGGCAGCGGCGGCACCCCTCGTCCCCGTATCTGCCGGGCGGCGGCACGCCGAACGTCGTCGACCTCAACGAGACGATGAAGCCGTGGAACGACACCACCCCGGCGGCCCTGCTGGACCACACCCGGCACTACACCTTCGACGTCTGA
- the melC1 gene encoding apotyrosinase chaperone MelC1: MPELTRRRALGAAAVVAAGVPLVALPAARADDRGHHTPEVPGNPAASGAPAAFDEIYKGRRIQGRTVTDGGGHHGGGHGGDGHGGGHHGGGYAVFVDGVELHVMRNADGSWISVVSHYEPVDTPRAAARAAVDELQGARLLPFPSN, translated from the coding sequence ATGCCGGAACTCACCCGTCGTCGCGCGCTCGGCGCCGCAGCCGTCGTCGCCGCCGGTGTCCCGCTGGTCGCCCTTCCCGCCGCCCGCGCGGACGATCGGGGGCACCACACCCCCGAGGTCCCCGGGAACCCGGCCGCGTCCGGCGCCCCCGCCGCCTTCGACGAGATCTACAAGGGCCGCCGGATACAGGGCCGGACGGTCACCGACGGCGGGGGCCACCACGGCGGCGGTCACGGCGGTGACGGTCACGGCGGCGGCCATCACGGCGGCGGTTACGCCGTGTTCGTGGACGGCGTCGAACTGCATGTGATGCGCAACGCCGACGGCTCGTGGATCAGCGTCGTCAGCCACTACGAGCCGGTGGACACCCCGCGCGCCGCGGCCCGCGCTGCGGTCGACGAGCTCCAGGGCGCCCGGCTCCTCCCCTTCCCCTCCAACTGA